TCCGCAGACGCGCAGTCAGTTGCTGTGTAGTTTCTCTCACGAAGGTTTTGCTGTATTTCACTTTATGGCAAAAATGGTGCCAAGTGATTGTGAGACTTCAGGCTCCGTAAGTCCTAGGACGTAACCCACAAAGATGGCGTAGTTCTCTCTGTGGTTGGGAGAGTAGTTGAGCTTACGCATTTTAGACGCCGTTCTCTGGGTAGACCTGTTCTCAAAGGTTATCAGAAACTAGGCTGGAACGTTGGGGTTTTGAAGGGGGTGTCTTGTCATAAACTTCAAGACCCTCCCAGCATCTGCGTTCACCCTCACTTTCCAGTCCTTACTAACAGCGTCCTGTTTCTGTCTGCGTTCCCCAGTGCCTGCTTCATTCCACTCTactttttctcaaaataatgttgtgtttaaaaaaaaattttttttgccattataattacccctttcttttcctgactAAAACAAATACTCAGGACATTTTTACAGTCATAGTGTTGTGGGTACGTGGTGGAGGCAGTGAGGCGCACAGTTCCCAGGTTCGCCCCTTTCTgcattcttccccctcccctcacctggGCGTCTCCAGCTggccggggagagggagaatCTCTGAACCGGGAATCACGTGTCTTCAGATTCAGGCCGAGCAGTTGAGGGAATCCCCTTTGAAATGTCGAGATAGGAAAGAAGCCAGATGTCAAATGCGCAGTTACTTTATGTTAGTTATCATGACACTGTCAGAAGTTGGGCTTcataaagtgttttctttttcatagaatCCTAGTTCAGGCATATATTTAACGTgaattttatcattcttttctgAGACGAAACGTCCTTATAGAAATGCTCACTACAAATTCATGTGTTTTACTTGTCAATTAATGTACActaaattgacttttaaaatgctttccagTTATTTTGAGAGATATCATCAtggtatctttaatttttcttctccgATGTGTAGGGTAAGGGACTGTTCTTCTGAAGAATCTTTCCATTTAGTGATCAAGATACGGAAGCTCATCTCTGAAAATACTTGACATGTATCCTAATTATTCCCAGTGTCATTTGAATTGTAACTTGCATTTCAGCAGCAATGTTCCCAGTTGACTTACTAGGAGAATGTAATAAAATGTGCCTCTTGTTACCACACTGCCTGCTAAGTTTTCATTGCTCGAGTTTGGTACCTTACATGTAGCTTTAAGCCAGAAACACTGTTTCTTACCTGATCTTCCTAGGTGTGCTTTGCAAAGTGTTTTGTGCTCAGGTATGACTGGGAACCGCCAGGTTAGGGAAGTTCTCGGAAGACATCCAACAGGCTCTGCGAGGCTCacgaaggggagggtggggaggaggtccCGCCGAGCGAGCCGGATCTGCCCCTCGGAACCTGCAGCCTGGAAACAGCCTGCAAGCAGCTGAGCGCAGAACTCACGCCAGAGGGTGTTGTGTTCTCGTTCCCGTTACACACACTTGACTTCGTTTTCCTGGGGATAGAAACGATGCGTAACGGGATAACCCCTTCCTGTAATGACTTAAACCAGTCAGTTCATTGCAGGCAGGGAAGCCTGACGAGTATTGGACCCCTGTCCGCTTCTTcccattctttattttctcctaagGAACTGTCTTCAGCTTTAAACAGAACAGTGATGAAATACTTAAGAGGAACAGGGAGGTCGTGTGAACCTTCAGCACACGCAAAACAGGactggagggcagagggcagaggcccAGGCTGGCTTCGTAGAGCACGTCCGACCCAGCTGGAGCCCCTGCCACCGGGTGGCCGGCCAGGCCATCTGGTCAGGTCGTGGTGGTTGGAGTGTTGGGCTGAGTGGCAGTGGCTCTGGAGAGCCTTGTAAAAGCCCCGGTTGTGTTTCCTGTTCGGCCTGTTACAGGGCTAAGGGCTACGTAGTCATCTATCCAAAGTGATGGGCAGGGGTCATGAGATCCTGTTTTTATTAGGGGAAGTAGTATGTAGGGTGGATTTAGGTTGATGACAACCTTCATCATGGGCTTTCTTTTACGGATGAGAAACTCAGACTCTAGCTCAGTTAAGACCCGAAAAGGAGCCAAGAAAAAGTGTCAGTGCTGGAGGGCTAAACGTGGGACTCCGCGAGCAAGCCGAAAAGCCAGATTTAACTAGAATTTCCTGAGCAGGATTACTTTGTACGTGTCTGTTACAGACTTTGCCAAATGTTTCTTCAAAAACAGTGGTAGAAGTTGACTTCCAACAGGTCTGGGAGATAGCAGAATGTCTTGAATTTGTTGATAACTACACGTCAACCCCCCTCCGTGGTGAGTTTTTCTCCTCACCCGTTTGTATGTGTTGCCTGTTTTCTCCCATCGTTCTACGCGGTGCCTCGTTCTAGGGACTCGGTTTAAGCACCGGAAAGAGAATCCCAGCGACTCTGCTTTAACCACGTGCTCGTGACATGTTACATAATTACTAGTCCCTTTGCCTCATAACTGAAGTCAGCAATGCTGCTCACAGTTTTTACATAACTACATTTAGAGCAATTTGGGACTGTTAACTGAAAACTATCCAGTAGGtgtttcagttcttttctttttaaattttttttttttttaggtccaATGGCATCCTAAATAAAACAGTCTGGTTATGTCCCCAGTAAGAAATTTGCCGTTACCCACCTCTAAGACATTAAAGCCCAGAATCCGTGTTCCCGCACCCCTCACTCCAAGAGATGAAATCCTTCAGTGCAGGATTCTCACGGAGCCCCCGGCAGATGCTCCTCCACGCCTCCTGCGCCCCGTCCCCCGCGCCCGCTCCGGAAGCCAGGGTGCACGTGCCTTACTCCACACCGCGTCCCCGGTGCCCGGCTCGTGCCTCCCGAGAGGTGGGACGCGGTCTATCATGAGCTGTCACATGCGGTGACAGTCCAGTGCCAGGGCAGCCCACTCCAGCCACTCTGCCCTCCTGTGCCCTTCCTACTCTCCCTGATACGTGCCTGAATTTGCCAGGCACTTCAGTTGATCTCACGTGATTATATGAGATAAAAGTTATCCTACTCGCTTTACAAATTGGGTAAGTGAAGAACAGAGAGGTTAGGGAACCTGCCTAAGGAGTTGGGGCTGTTAGTCGCGGAGCCTGGGAGCGAGTGCTCGCAGCTGCTTTGCGAACGTCACAAGCCTCTGTGATGGGAGAAGTCCACTCCAGTCAAACGCCTTAAAGGGTGTCTACCACCTGCCAGGCAGTGACCGGGCTGCAGCAGTGGACAAAATGCATGTCCCTTCCTGAAGAGTTTACAAGTAAAAATTAGATCATTCCAGCTCTAAAGGTGAGGGGCTAAAAATCGAAACACGTAAAGAGGGAGGAAATGAGAATGGATACAAAGGGCTGGTACGTAAGGTTCAGGACTCAGAATTGTAGGCAAGAGTAAAGAGAGCTAGCTGGTGGAGGAAACGAGGAAGGTCACTGCAGGTTGGAACTGAGTGAAAGTACAAGTCCATGTCTGTATTACAATCTGTGAACGGGATGTTATACCATTTGGCTAACGACACTAATTATATGGGATTTAGGTAAAAGTCTATTATAATAAGGGATCCTGAACAACTAAGTTTATTTGTCATTGCTGTTGATGAGGTTCCAGAACGTTCTTTGAAATTAACCTAAAAGCTAAGCATACTCTGACCCCTGCCTCTAAATACTATTTGAGCCTTGTTCTTTTCCTAACGATAGAATAGAGGAAACAAGCTACCTCTTGTTTCAAACAAGTTGCCTCTTCAACATTTATTTCAATTGTACTTTAATTCATCTCACCCATCCCTAACTCAAATATTCCATCTTATTTAGGGGGATGATATACAAAAGCTTAATACTGACTGCCTTAGTGGGGGGGAGGAGTTTGGGGGTGGGAAGAagcctttcccttttggtaatgTTTGAAGTTTTTAtcaagtgtgtgttttttttaacatttaataaaaactaatttgaacTCACTAACCATCCACTAAAACCAAAGCCCACTACCCCGCAAAATATCCAAACTCTGATCCATGCATGTTACATCAGGTTTTCCCCTTTACagtgtttttcaagtatgttccAAGAACCACCTGCAATAAAATCACCTGGGATGCCTTTTTCTGCAAAGTGGATCCCTGGGCCCGACTCCCAAAGATTCTGTTTCCGTAGGCCTCCAAGAGAAACCAGGACTCTACTGTTTTGTTTCCTTGATTCTTAAGTACAGTAAAGTGTGTCAATTACATAGTTTCCCTTTTTCACCAGTTAATGACTTAAGCTTTAGCTGTCTGAGCTTCATCTAACCAAGGTTAACACTTCCAGCAACAAAGAGCCATCGGGAAAAATTCCATGAACAAGAGATTTGGGCTGCTCTGTGGACAGTGACCTCTTCCCGTTTTCCTTCAATATCCTAAAACTACTGGATCTGAGGGAAGTGGGTTGTTTCAAGCCTAAACCTGTAGCTAGGCCCCAAAGAGAAACGATCTTGCTTTCATGTATATGACAAagggcctggggaagggaaagcttCTAAGGATTCATGGGAGGACCTAGAGGATCTTGTACGTTAATTTAACAAACTGGCAACTTCTTTAGCTTTTAATGGCCAAGCAAATACCCAAAGTTTAGGTCAAAATGACAGACAAAGGAGATTTGTCGAgatgggaagggaaagaagaaagggtaccagtggaggaaaaaaaatcactgagagagacaaataccacatgatgttacttacatgtagaatctaaaaaaatgatgcaaatgaacttacttgcaaaacataaacagactcacagacacagaaaacaaatttatggttaccaaaggggaagggataagttaggagtttgggattaacagacacacactactatatataaaatagatacacaacaaggacctaatgtatagcacagggaactatattcaatatcttgtaataatggaaaagaatctgaaaaagtatatacatatatatgtataactgaatcactttcctgtgcacttgagactaacacaacattgtaaatcaactatacttcaattaaaaacagaaaaaaaatcactggctCTTATGATTGTTTAATAAAACGGAATAAAAGAATAATTGTACCAGCGATAAGTTTTATGCCATTTATTGATGATGGAATTATACTGGGAAACAATCACAACAAAAGAACCATCTTGAATAGAATGGTTTTCTAAGTGAAACATTCCTTTGAAACATAACATGCAAGAGACTCAAATATGtcatcagggaagcccttggttTATACGTAGACGTCTCAGCTGCGACTGTCACAAGTTCCACTCCACAGCACATTCAGgaattgttgtgtgtgtgtgtgtgtgtaatacctGTATCTCGGAATGAGGAACCATATTTTAGCCAGGCTTCTTGGAAAAGACTTGCTCACGTTGAGATGCaggaaagaaaagttatttttggtCAATGGGTGAGCACTTATCCTTAGGTATCAACGAAGGTGATTAACAGTTTAGCTTCTGAATATAGAATGGTCTGTTCAGTACCATGTCTTTTCGGTGAAGTTTCTTTCTGGTCCTTGTTGGTGCCTTAATTTCTTCCCTCTGATTTTCAGGAAAAGACAGAGGTATAGGTGAAACTGGTGTAGGAGACTTTGGTGGCAGACATCTGGTTGAGACCATTTTAACCAGCAACTGAGTTGTCTGGGCAGGAGCAGGCTTGGCTGAGAGTTCTTGGCATGGGTTTAAAATGGAGACCTTGGGGTTCTTAAAGTCGTCGTAAGCTGCAATCACCTGTTTTGTGGTGGGTGAGGTTTTCAGAGCTGGTCTAGAATTCCACTTGTATTTCCCAGCACGGCTGCAATTCCACTTGGGAGCATTGTATTCAAGCTTGCAAGAACCAGAATTGGTTTTCCTTTCCTCGTGACTTTTCTCTACACAAGCTGTCTGAAGACCCACAGAGTCGGAAGGTTTGGGCTGTCTCATTTTGGGTACAGCTTTGGAGGAAGCGGGTCGTTGGGCAGCTAAGGGAGCACAGAAGGACGTCTGCAGTCTCGGCCGTTCTCTCTGAATAGTCACGCGCTGCAATCTCTCCATGTCCAGTAAACGAGCTACCAAATGTTCCAGAGAGCTGTCTAGGGACTCCATTGTCATTTTCCAATTTTCAGATTTTGAGATGGCTAATTTGTGCAAGTCCAGGGTATTgaaaggagggggaagaaaatcAGGATATGGAAATACTTCACTTGGTTCTTCTGTGAAAGAGTCTTCAACATTTTCTATTGTTTCTGGCTTTAAGTTCAggtccatctttttaaaatagctgaGTAAAGTATcgtttgctttttcattttctgataaaTCACTTTCATCTGTTAAATTTTCTTCCACACTGCTGTTTCCATACTTCAGATTCCAATTTGGCGCAGTTAAAAGTTCGCCACTGTTGTTTCCTAGAGTTGAGCATAAATTAATATGAGGCTCATTTCTGTCCTTAAAAAAGCCTCCATCAGCATAAGGCCAGCAGTGACTTAATGGCATCTGCAGGGCAGGGTAGGAGCCAACTGGCTTGTCCACTGAAGCACTTGTCAGTGAGTGGTTCACAGCGAAGAACCTTATGCGATTACTGGTCACATGACAGCCAGTTTCCATTGAAGATTTTTTGAAATcccttaaaaaatgatttatttaataaatggttgGTTTCCTAGAattaaaatgctattaaaatgataatgaatAAGAAACCTTTATCAAAGACTAGCTAATGTTTGGTTCCCAATGGCATACGTGTATCTATCTGTAACAGAAACATGTTAATTTTCAAATACGCTCTAATTATATACagctatatacatattttaaagtacagATTAAAACAATAACTGGGCATCCCTTTGTACATGCACAGGAGACTAGATCATTATACCTACAAATGGCTAACTGGCTATGAATGGCCACTAGGCTGAAAGTGTCTAATTACAGCTATTTGCCTATGAATATATTGTACGTTCAACTATGATGTCTGAAAAGGAGGCTATCCAACTCAAATTGAAATTATAGTGAAATGTTTATTGACCCAGAATTAGATAAAAGGAAACTCTCAAAGAATGTAGTTAGGTTACTTAAGAAGGGCTTCTACTTTAGCCactgtggttttttaaaaattattctaacaaaaaaggaagcaaaacaatGTCTATCAAACAAAAATTATCCCAGATATAGTCTATCGTAATTTCCATCGGATTGTGCTCTTTTATTTTAGGACTAATACTTCTAGGTATTATATTcaaatgaaaactgcaaaaaaGCCAGGCCACAGAATACTGAGTTTAcagttagtatttttttaaagcttactaGAAATACTGCCATGGAAAGATCTGACGCGTTAATTGACATATTTATAGCCCCATTATCTTCCTGCTGCTTTTAAAGCCAATTTACACTAAAGACaacaaagcagtcttgaaggattttaaaaagtacagaaaataataaaaatttatttatttagctaataAATACTACAGGTTTACTGACTTGCCTCTGAAAAACCACAGGAAAATCACCTTAAATCTATAATTGATAACAGACACAATCCATGTagtacagttaaaaaaaaaaagcatggaatCTGGATGTGGAAGACCTAAGCTTGAACCCCTTTGCCACCAACaagcaaaatggaaattataatacCCACCCTGGAGATGGTCTAAGAAGCAGACAATTATATGAATGTACTTTGCAAATTGTTAAACACTAAATGAAAGCTATCGTGacttttattctctttccttGTTGACAGCATATTGAGGAGAAACATCTCAGTAGTAAAATGTCTCCCTGACCCCAAGCTTCCAACTCTGCACCATCACCAGGCCTCCCCAGTATCAATCACGAACACCCACCAAACGCGTGATTCtgtttagtcctcacaacagccccatgAGGTCGGCAGTTCCATTCTCTACCTTTGACAGacgagggaactgaggcccagactgGCTGAGGTCGCACATCtcgtaagtggtggagctgggattaaACCCCGGCATTGGGTCCCACGTTCACGTCTCCAACCACTGCGCTCTGCCGACTCATTTACGTCCTCTCACTTCACTTGACCTCTTCCTTTGAGTTCCTTCTCGTAAAAGCAGGCTTCCTCCCCCCATCACCACCCGCATCCCCAGGACATGAGTCACTACGATCCCCTTCCCGCCTCTTGGTTCTCCCCTCAGTGTTAGCGCTAGGTGAGCTGTGTCCCGAGGCGCACACCGGAGAATCCTCAGCCGAAGAGACAGCGGCTGTCCAGGGAACCACACAGTTGttaaaaatggggagaaaagagaggaacgCAACTCAGCATCCCCGTTAAATAATACACTATGTAAAAGCAACACCCAGCGGTGCTCGATACATGTTAATTTCAGCGGTGCTCGATACACGTTAATTTCCCAATATCAGTAACCTGCGTTTTGAAGAAGGCTTCTAGCTGGTTCTCACGCACACCAGAGTTTAAGAACCAAAAAGTAAGAATTCAAATCCCAGGAAGGGACTGAAGCAAGGAAGGGGGTCTGAGTGCGTGAACCAAGCTTTCACATCCTGGTTCAACCGTCTGTCACTTGTCAcctgcttccatgtcctcatcCGTAAAATAGGGACAATGGCAACAGCACCTCCCTTACAGGACTGTcctgagggttaaatgagttaatacgcGAAGGAACGAAAATCATTCCTGGCACGTGAATTATTACTTTCCTATTACGGCCCCTTTTCACTCCAACGAGAAGTCCGAACCCTCTCCATCTAGACCCTCCTTGTAAAGGGCCAGTCGCCTCTTCACCACACACCGTGCTGTCTGCCAGCCACGTCCTATTTTAGGGCGCGTCTCTATAATTTCCCAGTACTTGCGCACAGTACTTTTTTCTTCTGGTTGTGTTTTTGGCCTCGTACTTCAGCTGAGCAGTTAACTCATCTGTATTTAgatttatttcagtaattttggGGTTTACAAACATAAATATTCTCTCACCTGTTCTCCGTGGCACTTCCTTTGCTGAGAGGATAACTCCATAACCGGAATATCCCTTGTTTACTATTCTAAGAACAGGAGAACCATGGACAACATTTTAGTCAGTAACtgcatgctttttttaaaaaaaataatactttcagAGTGTGATGAATAAAACCCTACCTGTGTTGTTTTGGGAGCATGCTCTGACAAAGTAAGTTCCAGCATGAGTTGCTCTA
This is a stretch of genomic DNA from Balaenoptera musculus isolate JJ_BM4_2016_0621 chromosome 11, mBalMus1.pri.v3, whole genome shotgun sequence. It encodes these proteins:
- the FAM217A gene encoding protein FAM217A, whose amino-acid sequence is MLELTLSEHAPKTTQNSKQGIFRLWSYPLSKGSATENRDFKKSSMETGCHVTSNRIRFFAVNHSLTSASVDKPVGSYPALQMPLSHCWPYADGGFFKDRNEPHINLCSTLGNNSGELLTAPNWNLKYGNSSVEENLTDESDLSENEKANDTLLSYFKKMDLNLKPETIENVEDSFTEEPSEVFPYPDFLPPPFNTLDLHKLAISKSENWKMTMESLDSSLEHLVARLLDMERLQRVTIQRERPRLQTSFCAPLAAQRPASSKAVPKMRQPKPSDSVGLQTACVEKSHEERKTNSGSCKLEYNAPKWNCSRAGKYKWNSRPALKTSPTTKQVIAAYDDFKNPKVSILNPCQELSAKPAPAQTTQLLVKMVSTRCLPPKSPTPVSPIPLSFPENQREEIKAPTRTRKKLHRKDMVLNRPFYIQKLNC